A single genomic interval of uncultured Cohaesibacter sp. harbors:
- the paaA gene encoding 1,2-phenylacetyl-CoA epoxidase subunit PaaA: MYAQMVKSEGMKSRDEMTSEEQAFQDRIDRGEKIEPKEWMPEGYRKTLIRQIGQHAHSEIVGQLPEGNWITRAPTLERKAILLAKVQDEAGHGLYLYSAAETLGVSRDELTEKLHSGAMKYSSIFNYPTLTWADMGAVGWLVDGAAIMNQVPLQRTSYGPYSRAMIRICKEESFHQRQGYAIMMKMAEGTPAQKEMAQDALNRFWYPSLMMFGPSDAESVHSAQSMAWKIKINTNDELRQKFVDQTVPQAEYLGLSIPDDNLKWNEEKGGYDFSEPNWSEFFEVIKGNGPCNRERMNARVKAWDDGAWFREGLYAHAEKAAHRRAAVTTAAE; the protein is encoded by the coding sequence ATGTATGCACAGATGGTGAAGTCGGAAGGAATGAAGTCTCGGGACGAAATGACGTCTGAAGAACAGGCGTTTCAGGACAGGATCGATCGGGGAGAAAAGATCGAGCCCAAGGAATGGATGCCCGAAGGGTACCGCAAGACGCTGATCCGGCAGATCGGACAGCATGCCCATTCGGAGATTGTCGGACAGTTGCCCGAGGGGAACTGGATTACCCGAGCGCCAACTCTTGAGCGCAAGGCCATTTTGTTGGCCAAGGTGCAGGATGAAGCCGGACACGGGCTGTATCTTTATTCTGCAGCGGAAACGCTTGGTGTCAGCCGCGATGAGCTTACAGAGAAGCTTCATTCCGGCGCCATGAAATATAGCTCGATCTTCAATTATCCCACCCTGACTTGGGCAGATATGGGGGCTGTTGGCTGGCTGGTTGATGGCGCGGCCATCATGAATCAGGTGCCTCTGCAGCGCACGTCCTATGGTCCTTACAGCCGGGCAATGATCCGGATCTGCAAGGAGGAGAGTTTCCACCAGCGGCAGGGCTACGCCATCATGATGAAGATGGCAGAAGGTACTCCGGCACAGAAGGAAATGGCGCAGGATGCGCTCAATCGCTTCTGGTATCCATCGCTTATGATGTTCGGCCCGTCGGATGCTGAGTCGGTTCATTCTGCCCAGTCCATGGCCTGGAAAATCAAGATCAATACCAATGACGAGCTGCGCCAGAAATTTGTCGATCAGACGGTGCCTCAGGCTGAATATTTGGGCCTGTCCATTCCCGACGACAATCTCAAATGGAACGAGGAGAAGGGCGGCTACGACTTCAGCGAGCCGAACTGGTCTGAGTTTTTCGAGGTCATCAAGGGCAACGGGCCGTGCAATCGCGAGAGGATGAATGCGCGGGTCAAGGCCTGGGATGATGGCGCATGGTTCCGCGAAGGACTGTACGCCCATGCAGAAAAGGCCGCGCATCGTCGGGCTGCGGTAACCACTGCCGCTGAATGA
- the pcaF gene encoding 3-oxoadipyl-CoA thiolase: MSEAFVCDAVRTPIGRYGGALSSVRADDLAAVPLRALLERNPQLDWEQVDDVILGCANQAGEDNRNVARMAVLLSGLPVGVPGTTVNRLCGSGMDAIGLAARTIRAGDGDMLVAGGVESMSRAPFVVAKAGSAFSRNAEMYDTTIGWRFKNTALDKAHGTHSMPETADNVAEDYDIAREDQDRFAAESQRRWEEAQKAGRFAEEIVPVTIPQRKGDPLVVDTDEHPRPGTSVETLAKLRGVNGPDLTVTAGNASGVNDGAAGLIVASETAAKTNGLTPKARIVAMAAAGVPPRVMGIGPVPATRRVLERAGLTLGQMDVIELNEAFAAQSLAVLRDLGLPEDASYINANGGAIAMGHPLGMSGARLVLHATYQLQRTGGRYALCTMCVGVGQGIALILERV; this comes from the coding sequence ATGTCGGAGGCATTCGTTTGCGATGCTGTGCGCACGCCTATCGGGCGCTATGGGGGCGCCTTGTCTTCCGTTCGGGCGGACGATCTGGCCGCCGTGCCGCTGCGGGCACTGCTGGAACGCAATCCACAACTTGATTGGGAGCAGGTGGATGACGTGATCCTTGGCTGTGCCAATCAGGCTGGCGAGGACAATCGTAATGTTGCCCGCATGGCGGTTTTGTTGTCCGGTCTGCCTGTTGGAGTGCCGGGGACGACGGTCAATCGGCTCTGTGGTTCGGGAATGGACGCCATTGGGCTGGCTGCTCGCACTATACGCGCCGGAGATGGCGACATGTTGGTTGCCGGCGGCGTGGAGAGCATGAGCCGGGCGCCCTTTGTGGTGGCCAAGGCTGGCAGTGCCTTTTCCCGTAATGCTGAAATGTATGACACGACGATTGGCTGGCGTTTCAAGAATACGGCGCTAGATAAGGCGCACGGCACGCACAGCATGCCGGAAACGGCCGATAATGTGGCCGAGGATTATGACATCGCGCGCGAAGATCAGGACCGCTTCGCCGCTGAAAGTCAGCGTCGTTGGGAAGAGGCCCAGAAAGCGGGGCGTTTTGCCGAGGAAATCGTACCTGTCACCATTCCCCAGCGCAAGGGAGACCCGCTTGTTGTCGATACTGATGAGCATCCGCGCCCGGGAACGAGCGTCGAAACCCTTGCCAAGTTGCGTGGGGTAAATGGACCTGATCTGACGGTGACGGCGGGCAATGCCTCGGGTGTCAATGATGGCGCTGCGGGGCTGATTGTTGCCTCTGAAACTGCTGCCAAGACCAATGGACTGACACCAAAGGCCCGCATAGTCGCCATGGCTGCTGCCGGAGTGCCGCCGCGTGTGATGGGTATCGGACCCGTCCCAGCAACCCGTCGGGTTCTGGAGAGGGCTGGTCTTACATTGGGGCAGATGGATGTTATCGAGCTCAATGAAGCCTTTGCAGCGCAGTCGCTTGCCGTTCTGCGCGACCTCGGGCTACCCGAGGATGCCTCATATATCAACGCTAATGGCGGCGCGATCGCCATGGGCCATCCGCTGGGGATGTCCGGGGCGCGGCTTGTGCTGCACGCCACCTATCAGCTTCAACGCACCGGCGGGCGCTACGCGCTCTGCACCATGTGCGTCGGGGTCGGGCAGGGCATCGCTCTTATTCTGGAACGCGTCTGA
- a CDS encoding ABC transporter ATP-binding protein has protein sequence MSDLAIEATKRPAEDRPDFTKHANVAATAPAFLSVHDIHAYYGESYIVQGVSFNVHEGEILALLGRNGAGKTSTLRTIARLDNPSLTYGEIWLDHQHLHTMASHEAARAGMVLVPEDRRIIPGLTVEENIQLAQIVEPVGWSIDRLYDLFPRLGERRNQEGVTLSGGEQQMLAIARALARDIKVLLLDEPYEGLAPVIVDEIEKTLEIIKMQGITTILVEQNAIRALELADRSVILDTGSVVFDGTAKEVLDNKELRENYLAI, from the coding sequence ATGAGCGATCTCGCTATTGAAGCAACCAAACGCCCCGCAGAAGACCGACCCGATTTCACCAAACATGCCAATGTGGCCGCCACGGCTCCGGCCTTTTTGTCGGTGCATGATATTCACGCCTACTATGGTGAAAGCTATATCGTGCAGGGTGTCTCCTTCAATGTGCATGAAGGGGAAATTCTGGCGCTGTTGGGTCGAAACGGGGCGGGTAAGACATCGACCCTGCGCACCATCGCGCGGCTCGATAATCCGTCTCTCACCTATGGGGAAATCTGGCTGGATCACCAGCATTTGCACACCATGGCGAGCCATGAGGCCGCGAGGGCGGGCATGGTGCTGGTGCCGGAAGATCGGCGCATCATTCCCGGTCTGACGGTTGAGGAGAATATCCAGCTGGCACAGATCGTCGAGCCGGTCGGCTGGAGCATTGATCGTCTTTATGATCTGTTCCCGAGGCTTGGTGAAAGACGCAATCAGGAAGGGGTGACGCTTTCGGGGGGCGAGCAGCAGATGCTGGCGATTGCCCGTGCTTTGGCGCGGGACATCAAGGTGCTGTTGCTTGATGAACCCTATGAGGGGCTGGCGCCTGTGATTGTTGACGAAATCGAAAAGACCCTCGAAATCATCAAGATGCAGGGCATTACCACGATTCTGGTGGAACAGAATGCGATTCGGGCACTGGAGCTGGCTGACCGGTCTGTCATTCTTGATACCGGGAGTGTCGTATTTGATGGCACTGCCAAGGAAGTGCTTGATAATAAAGAACTGCGCGAGAATTATCTCGCCATCTGA
- a CDS encoding ABC transporter ATP-binding protein translates to MGILEVKDVNKRFGGLQALGNVNLSVAENSVHAIIGPNGAGKSTLLNCLIGKLEPDTGSVTFQGQSVLGRTPYEINQMGISRVFQTPEIFTDLTVMENMLIPCFAKRDGAFRMHAFETISNEKEVIERAEHMLEEVNMTEKLHMVAGSMSRGDKRRLEMAMCLVQAPKLLLLDEPTAGMARADTNNTIDLLKEIHEKHDITIAIIEHDMHVVFSLAERITVLAQGTPLVEDTPENIKGHPKVKEAYLGEAA, encoded by the coding sequence ATGGGCATTCTTGAAGTCAAAGATGTCAATAAACGCTTTGGTGGCCTACAGGCGCTTGGCAACGTCAACCTGTCAGTGGCAGAAAACTCGGTTCACGCGATTATCGGTCCCAACGGAGCGGGCAAATCGACCCTGCTTAATTGTCTGATCGGCAAGTTGGAGCCGGACACCGGGTCTGTCACCTTTCAGGGGCAGTCTGTGCTTGGCCGGACGCCCTATGAAATCAACCAGATGGGCATCAGTCGGGTTTTCCAGACGCCGGAGATCTTTACCGATCTGACGGTGATGGAAAATATGCTGATACCCTGCTTTGCCAAGCGGGACGGCGCATTTCGCATGCATGCGTTCGAGACTATTTCAAACGAGAAAGAGGTCATTGAGCGAGCCGAGCATATGCTGGAAGAAGTCAATATGACGGAGAAACTGCATATGGTTGCCGGGTCCATGTCGCGTGGTGACAAACGCAGGCTGGAAATGGCCATGTGTCTGGTGCAGGCTCCCAAGCTGCTTCTGCTGGATGAGCCGACCGCAGGCATGGCGCGAGCTGACACCAACAACACCATCGATCTGCTCAAGGAAATCCACGAAAAGCACGACATCACCATCGCCATTATCGAGCATGACATGCATGTGGTCTTTTCTCTTGCCGAGCGCATCACGGTGTTGGCTCAGGGCACGCCTCTGGTTGAAGACACGCCGGAAAATATCAAGGGCCATCCGAAGGTGAAAGAAGCCTATCTTGGAGAAGCAGCATGA
- a CDS encoding branched-chain amino acid ABC transporter permease, with protein MLGLSKKDTTFLLIVMFLTLATPILLQPFPEGSGLAQFNAGYPDLMQRFAIYGIFAIGFNILFGLTGYLSFGHAAFLGVGSYSVVWMYKLLSYNVLPGLILAVIMSALFALLIGYVSLRRSGIYFSILTLAMAQMSFNLAYSVLTPLTNGETGLQVYGDDPQVLMGEGGPTSPHFFGIVMNEATKVDFAGWQFTFSNGYYFCAIIAIIVFYISLRIFRSPFGLMLRAIKTNQTRMSYTGLNTRPYTLAAFVISGMYAGLAGGLLAAMDPLAGAERMQWTASGEVVLMTILGGAGTLMGPVLGAGFIKYFENIFSKINDNVLHGWFAVLPDGLEDTIVFLMHPFIGKGWHLTLGLLFMLVVIFLPGGLIEGGQRLRNWIKRDKEPKGPSKDTEHHPKPKPHVA; from the coding sequence ATGCTGGGTTTGAGCAAGAAAGACACAACCTTTCTCCTCATCGTCATGTTTCTGACTTTGGCGACACCGATTTTGCTGCAGCCGTTTCCCGAAGGGTCGGGGCTGGCGCAGTTCAATGCCGGATATCCTGATCTCATGCAGAGATTTGCCATCTACGGCATCTTTGCAATCGGGTTCAATATTCTCTTTGGCCTGACGGGTTATCTGTCCTTCGGCCATGCGGCCTTCCTTGGCGTGGGATCTTATTCCGTCGTCTGGATGTATAAGCTTTTGAGCTACAATGTACTGCCGGGACTAATCCTTGCGGTGATCATGTCGGCGCTGTTTGCCTTGTTGATCGGATATGTTTCCCTGCGCAGGTCGGGCATCTATTTCTCGATCCTGACATTGGCCATGGCTCAGATGTCTTTCAATCTGGCCTATTCGGTTCTTACGCCGCTTACCAACGGGGAAACCGGGCTTCAGGTCTATGGTGATGATCCGCAAGTCTTGATGGGGGAAGGGGGCCCGACGTCGCCGCACTTCTTTGGTATCGTCATGAACGAGGCCACAAAAGTGGACTTTGCTGGATGGCAGTTTACCTTTAGCAATGGCTACTATTTCTGCGCCATCATTGCGATCATCGTCTTCTATATTTCTCTCAGAATCTTTCGGTCGCCCTTTGGCCTGATGCTGCGGGCGATCAAGACCAATCAAACGCGGATGAGCTATACCGGCCTTAATACGCGGCCCTATACGCTTGCTGCCTTCGTCATATCGGGCATGTATGCCGGTCTGGCTGGTGGTTTGCTGGCGGCGATGGATCCTCTTGCTGGTGCCGAGCGCATGCAATGGACCGCGTCCGGTGAAGTCGTTCTGATGACCATTCTGGGAGGGGCCGGAACCCTGATGGGGCCAGTCCTTGGCGCGGGCTTCATCAAATATTTCGAGAATATCTTCTCCAAGATCAACGACAACGTTCTGCATGGCTGGTTCGCGGTTCTTCCTGATGGCCTTGAAGACACCATTGTCTTTTTGATGCATCCCTTCATCGGCAAGGGCTGGCATCTGACACTGGGCTTGTTGTTCATGCTGGTGGTTATTTTCCTTCCCGGTGGATTGATCGAAGGTGGGCAACGGCTGCGCAACTGGATCAAGCGCGATAAGGAGCCGAAAGGTCCGTCCAAAGACACCGAGCATCACCCCAAACCGAAGCCCCACGTGGCCTGA
- a CDS encoding branched-chain amino acid ABC transporter permease: MDAIILQILNGLDKGSAYALIALGLTLIFGTLGVVNFAHGALFMLGSFCAVTLQRLLSLSFTVVDPTKKDFLGNPLKVDTPYVVNWFGDTAGNAIINWSVPLAILFAIPVMLFIGYAMERGLIKHFYKRPHADQILVTFGLAIVIQEIVKYFYGANPIPTPAPEAFKGSLDFGVMIGFAENTIIYPYWRLIYFVFSAMIVSAVFAFLRFTTFGMVVRAGMADRETVGLLGINIDKRFTIMFGMAAAVAGLAGVMYAPINSPNYHMGMDFLVLSFVVVVVGGMGSLPGAVLAGFLLGILESFASMNEVKSLIPGIDQIIIYLVAIIILLTRPRGLMGRKGVMEE; the protein is encoded by the coding sequence ATGGACGCAATCATTCTTCAGATTCTCAACGGTTTGGATAAAGGCAGTGCCTATGCTCTGATCGCTCTGGGACTGACACTCATCTTCGGCACGCTGGGCGTGGTCAACTTCGCTCATGGTGCCCTGTTTATGCTCGGCTCCTTCTGTGCCGTTACGCTGCAAAGACTGTTGTCGCTGTCTTTCACGGTCGTGGATCCGACAAAAAAGGACTTTCTGGGCAATCCGCTGAAGGTCGATACGCCTTATGTGGTGAACTGGTTTGGCGATACGGCGGGCAATGCCATTATCAACTGGTCGGTGCCGCTGGCGATCCTGTTTGCGATACCCGTGATGCTTTTTATCGGCTATGCGATGGAACGCGGGCTGATCAAGCATTTCTACAAGCGCCCGCACGCTGACCAGATTCTGGTGACCTTTGGCCTCGCCATCGTAATTCAGGAGATTGTCAAATATTTCTACGGGGCCAACCCGATTCCGACACCTGCGCCGGAGGCATTCAAGGGGTCGCTTGATTTTGGCGTCATGATCGGCTTTGCAGAGAATACGATTATTTATCCCTACTGGCGCCTGATCTACTTTGTGTTTTCCGCCATGATCGTTAGCGCCGTGTTTGCCTTCTTGCGCTTTACGACATTCGGCATGGTTGTCCGTGCGGGTATGGCCGATCGCGAGACCGTTGGTCTGCTGGGCATCAATATCGACAAGCGCTTCACCATCATGTTTGGCATGGCAGCAGCAGTTGCCGGTCTTGCCGGTGTCATGTATGCGCCGATCAACTCACCCAACTATCATATGGGCATGGACTTCCTGGTGCTGTCCTTTGTCGTGGTCGTTGTCGGCGGCATGGGCTCGCTGCCCGGTGCGGTGCTGGCCGGCTTCCTGCTCGGCATTCTGGAGAGCTTCGCTTCCATGAATGAAGTCAAGTCTCTGATACCCGGGATCGACCAGATCATCATTTATCTAGTTGCAATTATCATCCTGTTGACCCGCCCACGCGGTCTTATGGGACGAAAAGGCGTGATGGAGGAATAA
- a CDS encoding substrate-binding protein, which yields MTKLTISRRGLIKTGAFVGAGLAMPTIFTSRANAFTNAPMGSTVTLGFNVPQTGPYADEGADELLAQKLAVEHLNGEGDGGCLNTFTSKALKGNGILGKKVEFVTGDTQTKSDAARASARSMIEKDGAIMINGGSSSGVAVAVQGLCQEAGVIFMAGLTHSNDTTGKDRKANGFRHFFNAYMSAAALAPILAKELGTDRNAYHLTADYTWGWTQQESMQAATEAMGWKTVNNVLTPLATTDFSSYIAPVINAGADVLVLNHYGGNMVNSLTNAVQFGLLDKMVNGKDFKIIVPLYSELMAAGAGDNIKGVLGSMNYNWQLQNEGSKAFVKSFGEKYGRPPSNSAQTCYAQVLLYADACERAGTFNPCGVAEALEGFEFDGLGNGKTMYRKEDHQCFKDVLVVRGAQNPTTAYDTLEIVEVTPVDHVTYPPNHPMFGGDDASLGTCNAGA from the coding sequence ATGACCAAACTTACGATTTCACGTCGTGGTTTGATCAAGACCGGTGCATTCGTCGGTGCCGGCTTGGCCATGCCAACCATTTTTACGAGCAGAGCAAACGCGTTTACCAATGCGCCGATGGGTTCCACCGTGACACTTGGTTTTAACGTACCGCAAACCGGACCTTATGCCGATGAAGGCGCCGATGAGCTTCTGGCACAAAAGCTGGCCGTGGAGCATCTCAATGGTGAAGGCGACGGCGGCTGCCTGAATACCTTCACCTCCAAGGCATTGAAGGGCAATGGCATCCTGGGCAAGAAGGTTGAATTCGTCACCGGTGACACGCAGACCAAATCAGATGCGGCCCGCGCTTCTGCCCGTTCCATGATCGAAAAAGATGGTGCGATCATGATCAACGGCGGATCATCTTCGGGTGTGGCTGTTGCTGTTCAGGGCCTTTGTCAGGAAGCCGGCGTCATCTTCATGGCTGGTCTGACGCACTCCAACGACACCACCGGCAAAGACCGAAAAGCCAACGGCTTCCGCCACTTCTTCAACGCCTATATGTCGGCGGCTGCACTGGCTCCGATTCTGGCCAAGGAGCTTGGCACGGATCGCAATGCCTATCACTTGACCGCTGACTATACCTGGGGCTGGACGCAGCAGGAATCCATGCAGGCTGCCACCGAGGCCATGGGCTGGAAAACCGTCAATAACGTGCTGACACCGCTCGCTACGACAGACTTCTCGTCCTACATCGCTCCGGTGATCAATGCCGGTGCGGATGTTCTGGTTCTCAACCACTATGGCGGCAACATGGTGAACTCTCTGACCAACGCTGTTCAGTTTGGCCTGCTCGACAAGATGGTCAATGGCAAGGATTTCAAGATCATCGTTCCGCTCTATTCTGAATTGATGGCCGCGGGTGCTGGCGACAACATCAAGGGCGTGCTCGGGTCGATGAACTATAACTGGCAGCTGCAGAATGAAGGCTCCAAGGCCTTTGTGAAATCCTTCGGCGAGAAATATGGCCGTCCGCCGTCCAACTCTGCGCAGACCTGCTACGCACAGGTTCTGCTTTATGCAGATGCTTGCGAACGTGCTGGTACCTTCAATCCTTGCGGTGTTGCTGAAGCGCTGGAAGGCTTCGAGTTTGACGGGCTGGGCAACGGCAAGACCATGTATCGCAAGGAAGACCACCAGTGCTTCAAGGACGTGCTGGTCGTGCGTGGTGCGCAGAACCCGACAACCGCTTATGACACGCTGGAAATTGTTGAAGTCACTCCGGTTGATCATGTCACATATCCGCCGAACCACCCGATGTTCGGGGGCGATGACGCATCGCTTGGCACCTGCAACGCCGGCGCATAA
- a CDS encoding 4Fe-4S dicluster domain-containing protein codes for MATTEQIKEFGIVGAGGAGFPTYVKLGSETEIFIVNAAECEPLLHKDKELLRLKSEIFFKGLVTCLDLTSAQRCIIGVKAKYADLIAHLQETNPAPDRIEIMGLRDFYPVGDEITLIYETTGRIVAPRALPSSQGVIVNNVETIYNIGLGTPLVTKFITVGGDVQQPVSVEVPIGMPFREVIALAHPNLKGADLAHMEEDFAVIVGGPMMGKLATSLDEPVTKTTGGLLVFAKDHPLIQRFETAAQEKRVKRIGKSACDQCSICSELCPRHLLGHPVEPHKAMRNLMFLSFAEGTDQALAILPHTLACAECNLCTLVSCPEGLYPAQVTIASKKQAMAAKATLDAANEDKSHPLIDYRRTPVKKIMTRLALDRFQNKGALSAFALHPKQLTIRTSQHIGAPATPMVTTGDKVTRYQKIASVGDKLGAEIHSPVDGQITAVNDREIVIAPFA; via the coding sequence ATGGCAACAACAGAACAGATCAAGGAGTTTGGCATCGTTGGTGCTGGCGGAGCAGGTTTTCCCACTTATGTAAAACTTGGCAGCGAAACGGAAATATTCATTGTCAATGCAGCCGAATGCGAACCGCTCCTGCACAAGGACAAAGAGCTGCTGCGTCTCAAGAGCGAAATCTTTTTCAAGGGCCTTGTAACCTGTCTGGATCTAACGTCCGCCCAGCGGTGCATCATCGGGGTCAAGGCGAAATATGCCGATCTGATCGCCCACCTGCAAGAAACCAATCCAGCACCCGATCGCATCGAAATCATGGGCCTGCGCGACTTCTATCCCGTGGGAGATGAAATCACCCTCATTTATGAAACAACCGGTCGCATCGTTGCCCCCAGAGCCCTTCCAAGCAGTCAGGGGGTTATCGTCAACAATGTGGAGACGATCTACAATATCGGTCTTGGCACACCTCTGGTGACCAAATTCATCACCGTCGGTGGCGATGTTCAACAGCCCGTCTCGGTGGAAGTGCCCATCGGCATGCCCTTCCGCGAAGTGATTGCTCTGGCCCACCCCAATCTGAAAGGCGCAGATCTCGCCCATATGGAAGAGGACTTCGCCGTTATCGTTGGAGGCCCCATGATGGGCAAACTGGCGACCAGTCTTGATGAGCCGGTTACCAAGACCACTGGCGGCTTGTTGGTTTTTGCCAAAGATCACCCTCTTATCCAACGCTTCGAAACAGCGGCACAGGAAAAGCGGGTTAAACGGATCGGCAAATCTGCCTGTGATCAATGCTCTATATGCAGCGAGCTATGCCCTCGCCATTTGCTGGGTCATCCGGTCGAGCCCCACAAGGCCATGCGCAACTTGATGTTTTTGTCCTTCGCCGAGGGGACAGATCAGGCGCTTGCCATTCTGCCGCACACGCTGGCCTGCGCAGAATGCAACCTCTGCACCCTCGTCTCCTGCCCTGAAGGGCTTTATCCGGCACAGGTTACCATTGCGAGCAAGAAACAGGCCATGGCCGCCAAGGCCACTCTTGACGCTGCCAATGAGGACAAGTCCCATCCGCTGATCGACTATCGCCGCACGCCGGTGAAAAAAATCATGACCCGTCTGGCGCTCGATCGCTTCCAGAACAAAGGCGCCTTGTCAGCCTTCGCCCTTCATCCCAAACAATTGACCATCCGCACCAGTCAGCATATTGGCGCCCCGGCCACACCCATGGTGACAACAGGCGACAAGGTCACCCGATACCAGAAGATTGCCTCGGTCGGAGACAAGCTGGGCGCTGAAATCCACTCCCCCGTTGATGGACAGATAACTGCGGTCAACGATAGGGAAATTGTTATAGCCCCCTTTGCCTGA
- a CDS encoding BMC domain-containing protein, which produces MPLAIGILELSSIAAGYLVQDGMLKAADVKLLVARTICPGKYMIVVGGNVSAVQTALDTGERLAAGFQVDKIFLPNVDPQLFPSLTGSVELPQTKGKALGIIETFSSSSIVWAADAAAKAANVTLLRVHIAMAVGGKGFLLLCGDVGAVKAAIAAGIEEIKDAGILVNHVVISNASEELFKDYI; this is translated from the coding sequence ATGCCACTCGCCATCGGAATTTTGGAACTCTCCAGCATTGCAGCCGGATATCTGGTACAGGACGGCATGCTCAAGGCAGCGGATGTGAAACTGCTGGTTGCCCGCACCATCTGCCCGGGCAAATATATGATCGTAGTTGGAGGCAATGTCTCTGCAGTCCAGACCGCGCTCGATACGGGCGAACGCCTTGCTGCCGGCTTTCAGGTGGACAAGATATTCCTGCCCAACGTCGATCCTCAACTGTTCCCATCTCTGACAGGATCAGTCGAGCTGCCGCAAACCAAGGGCAAAGCCCTCGGCATCATCGAGACCTTTTCCTCGTCAAGCATTGTGTGGGCAGCCGACGCCGCGGCCAAGGCAGCCAATGTCACGCTCCTCAGGGTCCATATTGCCATGGCAGTAGGTGGCAAAGGCTTCCTCCTGCTATGCGGCGATGTCGGCGCCGTCAAAGCTGCCATTGCAGCAGGCATAGAAGAAATCAAGGATGCCGGTATCCTTGTCAATCACGTGGTTATTTCCAACGCATCCGAAGAACTGTTCAAAGACTATATCTAG
- a CDS encoding sulfotransferase family 2 domain-containing protein translates to MDHSPHKPFLNKLTPNQNAKFLQEALETHPDHFPNKEAARDFFLQIIFPPSMRWAFISTGKNASTSVLNWLFEQEFGVPLTVKAEHPIDINPASEIHTLPIYGIFSRALLQGYNMEHFKAPERSMERLCVVRNPFERAISAFLYLCKSQKQESRWFAPDRFKLNAFFRFDWEKDMDTPKGFLLFLNYIQWQIELEGADAVNDHWRPQYTFIKPDLFEPTVIGRMEDMDRFYAEASERIGFPSPLSPKQKNAQTTSAQKADLFKLYDSPEARGLCSQIYQQDYEHFGY, encoded by the coding sequence ATGGACCATAGCCCCCACAAGCCCTTTCTTAACAAACTGACGCCGAACCAAAACGCAAAATTCCTCCAAGAGGCGCTCGAGACCCATCCCGACCACTTCCCCAACAAAGAAGCGGCACGGGATTTCTTTCTTCAGATTATTTTTCCTCCCTCCATGCGCTGGGCATTTATTTCGACAGGCAAGAATGCCTCAACCTCGGTTCTCAACTGGCTATTCGAGCAGGAATTCGGAGTGCCGCTCACGGTCAAGGCAGAGCATCCCATAGACATCAATCCGGCCTCGGAAATCCACACTCTGCCAATCTATGGCATATTCTCCCGAGCTCTATTGCAGGGCTATAATATGGAGCATTTCAAAGCACCCGAGCGTTCCATGGAGCGCCTTTGCGTCGTGCGCAATCCCTTCGAGCGCGCAATATCGGCCTTTCTCTATCTTTGCAAATCGCAAAAGCAGGAGAGCCGCTGGTTCGCGCCGGATCGCTTCAAGCTCAATGCCTTTTTCCGCTTCGATTGGGAGAAGGACATGGATACGCCCAAGGGTTTTCTGCTTTTTCTCAATTATATCCAGTGGCAAATCGAGCTTGAAGGCGCTGACGCCGTGAACGATCATTGGCGGCCGCAATATACATTCATCAAGCCCGATCTCTTTGAGCCAACGGTCATCGGCCGGATGGAAGATATGGATCGGTTCTATGCCGAGGCATCAGAGAGAATCGGTTTTCCAAGCCCATTGAGTCCGAAACAGAAAAACGCCCAGACAACGTCGGCCCAAAAAGCCGACCTCTTCAAGCTCTATGACAGCCCGGAAGCCCGCGGTCTGTGCAGCCAGATCTACCAGCAGGATTATGAGCATTTCGGCTATTGA